In Elaeis guineensis isolate ETL-2024a chromosome 1, EG11, whole genome shotgun sequence, a genomic segment contains:
- the LOC105060536 gene encoding protein NOI4 isoform X5, translating into MFVSEQALSRSGNNALAVQKRQQNLGPLSQDKGQPLPKFGEWDVNDPASAEGFTVIFNKARDEKKTGGSARGPDSPGKEETAFKHGPYAPKPNVNAKKWFCCIQSSSAES; encoded by the exons ATGTTTGTGTCCGA ACAGGCATTGTCGAGATCTGGGAATAATGCCCTAGCTGTTCAGAAGAGACAACAAAACCTGGGCCCTCTCAGT CAGGACAAGGGCCAGCCATTACCAAAGTTTGGTGAGTGGGATGTTAATGACCCTGCTTCTGCAGAGGGGTTCACTGTGATCTTCAACAAAGCCAGAGATGAGAAGAAGACTGGTGGCAGCGCACGAGGGCCGGACTCTCCTGGAAAGGAGGAGACAGCCTTTAAACATGGACCTTATGCTCCCAAGCCTAATGTGAATGCT AAAAAATGGTTTTGCTGCATTCAATCTAGCTCAGCAGAGTCTTGA